In Paenibacillus larvae subsp. larvae, the following proteins share a genomic window:
- a CDS encoding RusA family crossover junction endodeoxyribonuclease, giving the protein MNRLVIAGTIPSVNHMYRNVYVKGRAIKVYSAKARKWFDEAVIQATEWRLQNKWQTSKDKVIVKIWFYYPNAIKRDTHNGLKILLDALEDARIYENDKTALPHVMDYVIDRRRPRVEIELERYE; this is encoded by the coding sequence ATGAATAGGCTCGTTATAGCAGGAACAATACCTTCTGTTAACCATATGTATCGAAATGTCTACGTAAAAGGTAGGGCAATAAAAGTATACTCAGCAAAAGCCAGAAAATGGTTTGACGAGGCAGTTATTCAGGCAACTGAGTGGCGGCTGCAAAATAAGTGGCAGACTTCAAAGGATAAGGTGATAGTTAAAATCTGGTTTTATTACCCTAATGCCATTAAACGAGATACACACAATGGTCTAAAAATACTCTTAGATGCCTTGGAAGATGCCAGGATTTATGAAAACGACAAAACGGCATTGCCACATGTGATGGATTATGTGATTGATAGACGGCGTCCAAGGGTGGAAATAGAGCTGGAAAGATATGAGTAG